A stretch of the Panicum virgatum strain AP13 chromosome 9N, P.virgatum_v5, whole genome shotgun sequence genome encodes the following:
- the LOC120690380 gene encoding QWRF motif-containing protein 2-like, with protein sequence MVAAAAAATAPDPAHPARPPLTPALDKPNSAAARRNSRSNKPVSSRYLSAAAASPTSSTSSSASSSSSSSSRRSLSAQRTRASTPPPQHSTSPTTTASAAAAAAAAAATATATTMRSLSVSFQGESFFYKTSRAPRASSPSSPAARRGPTPERRKSVSSVPEAENARPHGRWPAAKPKASDPLARSLDCSLDRKDSILAAVHLLRRSMAFDSTTSLSPSDPAAAAAPDLSASSDTDSVSSGSNSGAGDPPRRGISVPARFWQETNSRLRRLPEPGLPLPSSARRSFSDSPMSPRLPGRSPSPCRGSRGVASPSRGRGGESSPNGHAMQAPANAPSIISFAAEVRRAKKGENRIEEAHRLRLLDNRHLQWRCINARTDASLLVQRFTAEKNLHSAWKEISRLRDNVSSKRCRLQLQKQKLKLFAILRGQMSYLEDWSHIEKHHSSALSAAIKALKASTLRLPVVDGAKADVHGVKEAVNSAVDVMHTMTSSICNLLSKVEGTSSVVSELAKLATQEQMLLDQSKDLMSTVAAIHVKKCSLQAHMLQRNQKQSPAEF encoded by the exons ATGgtggctgccgcggcggcggccaccgcgccAGATCCGGCCCACCCCGCCCGCCCTCCGCTCACGCCGGCGCTTGACAAGCCcaactccgccgccgcgcggaggaACTCGCGCTCCAACAAGCCCGTCTCCTCCAGGTacctgtccgccgccgccgcgtccccgaCCTCCTCCACGTCTTCCTCCgcgtcgtcgtcttcctcgtcctcgtcccggCGCTCCCTGTCGGCGCAGCGCACCCGAGCGtccactccgccgccgcagcactccacgtcgcccaccaccaccgcgtcggccgcggccgcggccgcggccgcggcggcgacggctacCGCGACCACGATGCGGAGCCTCTCGGTGTCGTTCCAGGGGGAGTCCTTCTTCTACAAGAcgtcgcgcgcgccgcgggccTCGTCGCCGTCCTCACCCGCTGCGCGGCGCGGGCCCACGCCGGAGCGCCGGAAGAGCGTGTCCTCCGTGCCGGAGGCCGAGAACGCGCGGCCGCACGGCCGATGGCCCGCGGCCAAGCCCAAGGCGTCGGACCCGCTCGCGCGCAGCCTCGACTGCAGCCTCGACCGCAAGGactccatcctcgccgccgttcaCCTGCTCCGACGCTCCATGGCCTTCGACTCCACCACATCGCTCTCCCCGTCCGACCCGGCAGCTGCAGCCGCTCCAGACCTCTCCGCGTCCTCCGACACCGACAGCGTCTCGTCTGGTAGCAACTCGGGCGCCGGTGATCCCCCGCGCCGTGGCATCAGCGTGCCGGCGAGGTTCTGGCAGGAAACCAACAGCCGTCTGCGCCGCCTTCCGGAGCCCGGGTTGCCACTACCGTCGTCTGCTCGGAGGTCGTTCTCGGACAGTCCAATGTCGCCGAGGCTGCCGGGGCGGTCCCCATCTCCATGCCGTGGAAGCAGGGGCGTCGCCAGCCCATCAAGAGGACGTGGTGGGGAGTCATCGCCAAATGGGCATGCGATGCAAGCTCCCGCAAATGCGCCATCTATCATCAGCTTTGCTGCAGAGGTCAGGAGGGCGAAGAAGGGGGAAAACAGAATCGAAGAGGCACACAGGTTGCGGTTGCTGGACAACCGGCATTTGCAATGGCGGTGCATCAATGCACGGACAGATGCGTCACTTCTGGTGCAGAGATTCACTGCCGAG AAAAACCTTCACAGCGCATGGAAAGAAATATCGAGATTACGTGACAATGTCAGTTCCAAAAGATGCAGACTCCAACTTCAGAAACAAAAACTCAAGCTATTTGCTATTCTTAGGGGTCAa ATGTCATATCTAGAGGACTGGTCTCATATAGAAAAACATCATTCAAGTGCTTTATCAGCGGCAATCAAAGCACTGAAGGCTAGTACTCTTCGTCTTCCGGTTGTTGATGGTGCAAAG GCTGATGTGCATGGTGTGAAGGAAGCTGTTAACTCAGCTGTGGATGTAATGCACACGATGACATCCTCAATATGTAATTTGCTGTCTaag GTTGAGGGAACAAGCTCTGTAGTGTCTGAGCTTGCCAAACTTGCAACACAAGAACAAATGTTGCTGGACCAATCGAAGGATCTCATGTCCACGGTTGCAGCAATACAT GTCAAAAAGTGTAGTTTGCAAGCTCACATGCTACAACGAAACCAAAAGCAGAGCCCGGCAGAGTTTTAG